In Triticum aestivum cultivar Chinese Spring chromosome 5B, IWGSC CS RefSeq v2.1, whole genome shotgun sequence, the following proteins share a genomic window:
- the LOC123110599 gene encoding uncharacterized protein yields MGKLVRQCDMEVMKMAMLKHEETFRQQVHELHRLYRIQTQLMGGDLSTRRQPRRRGNKQPRRALNLQLPADEYIVGAADEDDDGCGTGAELELTLAVGGRRTGSGTSRKNNVSKRGHAKHDGAGGFSSPFASDCSGGTSLSSSPPSSAEYSESAFGVALHGGYPGVAAPPPPCQRAMTFDLGVAEAMKQHQSPWQLVQCQYLSLRMT; encoded by the exons ATGGGCAAGCTTGTGAGGCAATGTGACATGGAGGTCATGAAGATGGCCATGCTCAAGCACGAAGAGACCTTCAGGCAACAG GTTCACGAGCTACACCGCCTGTACCGCATCCAGACACAGCTCATGGGGGGCGACCTGAGCACGCGCCGGCAGCCGCGGCGGCGCGGCAACAAGCAGCCACGCCGGGCGCTCAACCTGCAGCTCCCCGCCGACGAGTACATAGTCGGAGCCGCcgacgaggacgacgacggctgCGGCACCGGAGCAGAGCTGGAGCTGACGCTCGCCGTGGGAGGGAGGAGGACCGGCTCCGGCACTTCCCGCAAGAACAACGTTAGCAAGAGAGGACATGCCAAACACGACGGCGCCGGCGGCTTCTCCTCACCCTTCGCTTCCGACTGCTCCGGCGGCACGAGCctctcgtcgtcgccgccgtcgtcggccGAGTACTCGGAGAGCGCCTTCGGGGTGGCGCTCCACGGCGGTTACCCGGGGGTGGCCGCGCCTCCGCCGCCATGCCAGAGAGCCATGACGTTCGACCTCGGCGTGGCGGAGGCGATGAAGCAGCACCAGTCGCCCTGGCAGCTGGTGCAGTGCCAGTACCTCAGCCTCAGGATGACATGA